Proteins encoded together in one Gemmatimonadaceae bacterium window:
- a CDS encoding site-specific integrase produces MIEDRDGRYRVIARWRGFPYICVTVGAKKTDASAYHDTLKALRDDGRRDILECIASGEIDLQTVHHCVRDRGARRLTLKDLGVGAHTAPSLKVLYDAWVVWLKLPGTTSPRTGRPFAAGTIERYEDSWGELFLFLKGREASLASLTRDKLDAFADKRIAGGASPSTINRDFTAFYSFFHWIADHRSEFEFNRPRLVKRAEPKYSDQDRHLEPEELERVRSHCPADWWPLFELLYRTGLRITEMQYLQRGDVDLTRGIIRVVDRPANHLKSRTSERQLPLTPRATKIFGVFLANGGTPTGFVFPTQLRHYDDAYRCFEAVCIAAGLHDDGAGTADEIATIENRIAASDGKPNVEDVRKLEQLRKRGPQIRATRSLHSLRHTFGVACARAGLHSTVIRDLLGHSTVLTTERYMRYAADATEGRRHAKAIEQALSGNGSRRRKVTPNLPQSTKRGPGGRRPRHPR; encoded by the coding sequence GTGATTGAGGATCGCGACGGACGGTATCGCGTCATCGCCAGGTGGCGAGGCTTCCCGTATATCTGCGTCACCGTCGGCGCCAAGAAGACCGATGCGAGCGCGTACCACGACACCCTGAAGGCTCTTCGGGATGATGGCCGCCGCGACATACTTGAATGCATCGCGAGCGGCGAGATCGATCTTCAAACGGTTCACCACTGTGTCCGCGATCGAGGGGCGCGCCGCTTGACCCTCAAGGACCTCGGCGTTGGCGCTCACACCGCGCCGAGTCTGAAGGTTCTCTACGACGCCTGGGTTGTATGGCTGAAGCTGCCGGGTACGACGTCGCCGCGCACTGGCCGGCCGTTCGCCGCCGGAACCATCGAGCGTTACGAGGACAGTTGGGGTGAACTCTTCCTGTTTCTGAAAGGACGCGAGGCGTCTCTTGCCTCCCTCACTCGCGACAAGTTGGATGCGTTCGCCGACAAGCGCATCGCGGGAGGGGCATCGCCCTCTACGATCAATCGCGATTTCACAGCCTTCTACAGCTTCTTTCACTGGATTGCTGATCATCGCTCTGAGTTCGAGTTCAACCGCCCGCGCCTGGTGAAGCGCGCGGAACCCAAGTACAGCGATCAAGACCGTCACCTGGAGCCCGAAGAACTCGAGAGAGTGCGAAGCCATTGTCCAGCCGACTGGTGGCCGCTGTTCGAACTCCTGTACCGCACGGGGCTTCGCATCACCGAGATGCAGTATCTGCAGCGTGGCGACGTAGACCTCACGCGGGGTATCATTCGTGTCGTGGACCGGCCCGCCAACCACCTCAAGTCGCGAACAAGCGAGCGGCAGCTGCCGCTCACTCCACGGGCCACGAAGATCTTTGGGGTGTTCCTCGCGAACGGCGGTACGCCAACCGGTTTCGTCTTCCCCACGCAGCTACGGCATTATGACGACGCGTACCGCTGCTTCGAGGCCGTCTGTATCGCCGCGGGACTCCACGATGACGGCGCGGGTACAGCAGATGAAATCGCAACGATCGAGAATCGGATCGCCGCCTCCGATGGCAAGCCGAATGTTGAAGACGTGCGGAAGCTCGAGCAGTTGAGGAAGCGTGGGCCTCAGATTCGAGCGACGCGCAGCCTTCACAGTCTCCGTCATACCTTCGGGGTCGCCTGCGCCCGTGCCGGTCTGCATTCCACGGTAATCCGGGACCTCCTGGGGCACAGCACCGTGTTGACGACCGAGCGATATATGCGCTACGCCGCCGATGCGACTGAAGGGCGGCGTCACGCGAAGGCCATCGAGCAGGCGTTGTCCGGAAATGGATCAAGGCGCCGGAAGGTTACCCCAAATTTACCCCAAAGCACGAAACGAGGCCCTGGTGGTCGGCGCCCGCGGCACCCCAGATAG
- the lexA gene encoding transcriptional repressor LexA has protein sequence MTEPLTQLERRVYHYLIDFLAEHTYQPSIREIAKKFRIKSTKTVSDLLHSLESKGYIQRDESRSRGVHIFGFAAAGATQPVPCLPMSAAGEAGALPHTKRYITMDRRFLPGDDVVFLRAADDAVSSRGILANDYVMVSPSARAKDGDIVAARVGGLTTVRTLTHRGATIVLEGAATTPPIEVGPTDDFAILGVVCGVFRPFVENEPAPPEPLPAD, from the coding sequence ATGACGGAGCCACTTACCCAGTTGGAACGGCGCGTCTATCACTATTTGATAGACTTCCTCGCCGAACATACTTACCAGCCGAGCATTCGCGAGATCGCGAAGAAGTTCCGCATCAAGTCCACCAAAACGGTGTCGGACCTGCTGCACTCGCTGGAGAGCAAGGGGTACATCCAGCGCGACGAATCGCGCTCGCGCGGCGTGCACATTTTCGGATTCGCGGCGGCCGGCGCCACGCAGCCCGTGCCCTGCCTGCCGATGTCGGCGGCGGGCGAAGCCGGCGCGCTGCCCCATACCAAGCGCTACATCACGATGGACCGCCGGTTCCTGCCGGGCGACGACGTGGTGTTCCTGCGCGCCGCGGACGACGCGGTGAGCAGCCGCGGCATCCTGGCCAACGACTATGTGATGGTGTCACCGTCGGCGCGAGCCAAGGACGGCGACATCGTGGCGGCGCGCGTGGGCGGTCTGACGACGGTACGCACGCTCACCCACCGCGGGGCGACGATCGTGCTCGAAGGCGCGGCGACGACGCCGCCCATCGAAGTGGGCCCGACCGACGACTTCGCGATTCTGGGCGTGGTCTGCGGGGTGTTCCGCCCGTTCGTGGAGAACGAACCCGCGCCGCCGGAACCGCTGCCGGCCGACTGA
- the gltX gene encoding glutamate--tRNA ligase, which produces MTAPRLRFAPSPTGYLHVGGARTALFNWLYAKKYGGQFLLRIEDTDKARSTEASTRAIFEGLEWLGLTWDEEVVYQGANLPRHQSDARRLLDAGAAYRCFCTREELDARRAEAEARKESFKYDRRCDALPREEVDRRVSAGMPFVIRFRVPDGATSWTDLVHDTISFPNKDIEDFVILRSDGTPIYNLAVVSDDIAMRITVVMRGDDHISNTPKQILLYAALGAELPTFAHLPMIHGLDGKKLSKRHGATAVADYQHMGILPQAMLNFLALLGWSPGRDIEVMTVPQMIELFSVDGLLKKASVFDTAKLEWMNGQHLSLLASAEIEPRVTPALVKAGLATASELRERHEWYLSLLDQLKVRSRTIDDIVRQAAPFLQDEITYDAAAEAKQWSDRPAAAELLHATRDALAGVAEWEAAPMELALRGLADARGLSGGKVFQPLRVALTGLGVSPGIFEVLVLLGRERSLARIDAAIHHLSA; this is translated from the coding sequence ATGACCGCCCCCCGCCTCCGCTTCGCCCCTAGCCCCACCGGATATCTCCACGTGGGCGGCGCGCGCACGGCGCTGTTCAACTGGCTCTACGCCAAGAAGTACGGCGGCCAGTTCCTGCTGCGCATCGAAGACACCGATAAGGCGCGCAGCACCGAAGCGAGCACGCGCGCGATCTTCGAAGGACTGGAGTGGCTGGGGCTCACGTGGGACGAAGAGGTCGTGTACCAGGGCGCCAACCTGCCACGCCACCAATCCGACGCCCGCCGGCTGCTCGACGCGGGCGCAGCCTACCGCTGCTTCTGCACCCGCGAGGAACTCGACGCGCGGCGCGCCGAGGCCGAGGCGCGCAAGGAGTCGTTCAAGTACGACCGGCGGTGCGATGCGCTGCCCCGCGAAGAGGTGGACCGCCGGGTGTCGGCGGGCATGCCATTTGTGATCCGCTTTCGCGTGCCCGACGGCGCGACGAGTTGGACCGACCTGGTGCACGACACGATCAGCTTCCCCAACAAGGACATCGAGGATTTCGTGATCCTCCGATCCGACGGGACGCCGATCTACAACCTGGCGGTGGTGTCCGACGACATCGCCATGCGGATCACGGTGGTGATGCGCGGCGACGACCACATCTCGAACACGCCCAAACAGATTCTGCTGTACGCCGCGCTGGGCGCCGAGCTGCCGACGTTCGCGCACCTGCCCATGATCCACGGATTGGACGGCAAGAAGTTGAGCAAGCGGCACGGCGCCACGGCCGTGGCCGACTACCAGCACATGGGGATCCTCCCCCAAGCGATGCTCAACTTTCTGGCCCTCCTCGGCTGGTCGCCGGGCCGCGACATCGAGGTGATGACGGTACCGCAGATGATCGAGTTGTTCAGCGTGGACGGGTTGCTCAAGAAGGCGTCTGTGTTCGACACGGCCAAGCTCGAATGGATGAACGGACAGCATCTGAGCCTGCTCGCGAGCGCCGAGATCGAGCCGCGGGTGACGCCGGCCCTCGTCAAGGCAGGGCTGGCCACGGCGAGCGAGCTGCGGGAGCGGCACGAGTGGTACCTGTCGCTACTCGACCAGCTCAAAGTGCGCTCACGTACGATCGACGACATCGTGCGGCAGGCCGCGCCCTTCCTCCAGGACGAGATCACCTACGACGCGGCAGCCGAGGCCAAGCAGTGGAGCGACCGGCCCGCCGCGGCCGAACTGCTGCACGCGACCCGCGACGCGCTGGCCGGTGTGGCCGAGTGGGAGGCCGCGCCGATGGAACTGGCGCTGCGAGGGCTGGCCGACGCCAGAGGCCTGAGCGGCGGTAAGGTATTCCAGCCGCTGCGCGTGGCACTCACCGGCCTCGGCGTGAGCCCCGGCATTTTCGAGGTGCTCGTGCTGCTCGGTCGCGAGCGATCGCTGGCGCGCATCGACGCGGCAATCCATCATCTCAGCGCGTGA
- a CDS encoding response regulator, translating to MMSKRILVVDDDRAMVATLCDILELRGWETVRAYDGAEASALAEAHAVDVVLMDVRMPKVDGVSALRDIKTRRPGTRVVLMTAYAAQELLARAEAEGALQILRKPVELTDLFALLDEAAKEARTVLVVDDDPAYLTTLADLLADHGLVPTKARSLPEALALLEQDAPGAVILDLKLPGVEQSAGILAIRRVSPSVLLVLYSGHSAALAETVQSSAANLIDAAFMKPIPVPELLDVLDGHGTR from the coding sequence ATGATGTCGAAGCGCATCCTCGTGGTCGACGATGATCGCGCCATGGTGGCGACACTCTGCGACATTCTGGAATTGCGGGGCTGGGAAACGGTCCGAGCGTACGACGGCGCCGAGGCATCGGCCCTTGCGGAGGCTCATGCCGTGGATGTCGTCCTGATGGATGTGCGCATGCCAAAGGTCGACGGCGTCTCGGCGTTGCGCGACATCAAGACCCGGCGACCCGGAACGCGCGTCGTCCTTATGACCGCGTATGCGGCGCAAGAGTTGCTGGCCCGGGCCGAAGCGGAGGGTGCGCTTCAGATTCTCCGGAAACCCGTGGAGCTCACCGATCTGTTCGCGCTCCTGGACGAAGCGGCGAAAGAGGCACGGACGGTGCTCGTCGTGGACGACGATCCGGCGTACCTCACGACACTGGCCGACCTCCTGGCCGATCATGGGCTGGTGCCCACGAAGGCTCGGTCCCTTCCCGAAGCGCTCGCGCTCCTGGAACAAGACGCCCCAGGGGCGGTTATCCTCGACTTGAAGCTGCCGGGCGTGGAGCAAAGCGCCGGGATCCTCGCCATCCGGCGCGTCAGCCCATCGGTGCTGTTGGTGTTGTACAGCGGCCATTCGGCGGCGCTTGCCGAGACCGTGCAAAGCTCAGCGGCCAACCTAATCGATGCGGCGTTTATGAAACCGATCCCGGTGCCCGAACTGCTCGACGTGCTCGACGGTCATGGAACGCGCTGA
- a CDS encoding response regulator, translating to MERAESPSVLLVDDDDALRGTAVDILRLHGFAPHGAPNGRAALALQANLRPAPIVAVVDLRLPDMNGLDLTRELRHADHELQVVILTGNATVETAIRALRDEACDYLLKPVEPTHLVRTLRLAEGRWRLRRTEHQLEMTQQVLRATFDASPLPIITYDREHRVTLWNPAAARLFGWTAAEAMQQVPPIVLTEDIDRDRALRAASLRGEMFVGIEAARRTRSGQRVDVRLTQAPLTDAEGRVTGLLALYEDITERRRIEEHLRESQRLDAVGRLAGGMAHDFNNLLAVILAEAELALGASDLVQPARETLTSIRHAASSGATLTRQLLTFARRQKTELTMFNANGLLAEADRIVRRLLGERIELRTEMASELGTVHADRQQLEQVITNLTANARDAMPDGGTFTLRTFNRDFGSGQAPPGMQAGRWVVIEATDTGAGMPEDVRRRLFEPFFTTKDRDKGTGLGLATSYGIINGFGGFIAVESRLGRGSTFSVFLPRAEGVATEPAAAVSDRPLTGTETVLVVEDQEQLRSIARRVLANRGYTVHSVGTGRAAVEVVVRLTPPPDLVILDVNLPDESGIEIARRMRTVLPELKVLLTSGAAGNLGPNAEGFAFLPKPFGAAELARAVREAIDRPAE from the coding sequence ATGGAACGCGCTGAGTCGCCGTCCGTCTTGCTCGTCGATGATGACGACGCCCTCCGGGGGACGGCGGTCGACATCCTCCGGCTGCATGGATTCGCTCCCCATGGGGCGCCAAATGGCCGCGCCGCCCTGGCATTGCAGGCGAATCTCCGACCCGCGCCGATCGTCGCCGTCGTGGACCTGCGCCTACCCGACATGAACGGGCTGGATCTGACCCGCGAGCTCCGCCATGCTGACCACGAGTTGCAGGTCGTGATTCTCACCGGCAACGCGACCGTGGAGACGGCCATCCGCGCGCTGCGCGACGAAGCGTGTGACTATCTGCTCAAACCCGTGGAACCCACGCACCTCGTGCGCACGCTGCGCCTGGCCGAGGGCCGGTGGCGGTTACGGCGCACGGAGCATCAGCTTGAGATGACGCAGCAGGTGCTCCGCGCGACATTCGATGCGTCGCCCCTGCCCATCATCACGTATGACCGCGAGCACCGGGTCACGCTTTGGAATCCCGCCGCGGCGCGTCTATTCGGGTGGACGGCGGCGGAGGCCATGCAGCAGGTCCCACCGATCGTCCTCACGGAGGACATCGATCGAGATCGCGCCCTGCGGGCGGCCTCGCTTCGCGGTGAGATGTTCGTTGGCATTGAGGCGGCCCGACGAACGCGAAGCGGGCAACGCGTCGATGTCCGCCTGACGCAGGCGCCGCTCACCGATGCCGAGGGCCGGGTGACCGGGCTGCTCGCCCTGTACGAGGACATCACCGAGCGGCGACGCATTGAGGAACATCTCCGCGAGTCGCAGCGCCTCGATGCCGTGGGACGGTTGGCGGGCGGGATGGCGCACGACTTTAACAACCTCCTCGCCGTCATTCTCGCAGAGGCCGAACTCGCGCTGGGCGCATCCGACCTCGTGCAGCCGGCCCGCGAGACGCTCACCAGCATTCGCCACGCGGCGAGCAGTGGGGCCACGCTTACCCGGCAACTCCTGACCTTCGCACGCCGGCAGAAGACGGAACTCACGATGTTCAACGCGAATGGCCTGCTCGCGGAGGCCGATCGGATTGTGCGCCGCCTCCTCGGCGAGCGGATCGAACTCCGAACCGAGATGGCGTCCGAACTCGGCACGGTCCACGCGGATCGTCAACAGTTGGAGCAGGTCATCACCAATCTCACCGCCAACGCGCGAGATGCGATGCCTGACGGGGGCACGTTCACGCTCCGCACGTTTAATCGGGACTTCGGGAGCGGACAGGCGCCGCCCGGGATGCAGGCCGGCCGATGGGTGGTCATTGAGGCAACAGACACGGGAGCCGGTATGCCGGAAGACGTGCGACGTCGTCTCTTCGAGCCGTTCTTTACGACGAAGGACCGGGATAAGGGAACGGGACTCGGCTTGGCCACGAGCTACGGGATCATCAATGGTTTCGGCGGCTTCATTGCGGTGGAGAGCCGACTGGGACGCGGATCGACGTTCAGCGTGTTCCTCCCGCGCGCCGAAGGCGTCGCGACGGAACCGGCGGCTGCCGTGAGTGATCGTCCGCTGACCGGAACCGAAACCGTGCTGGTTGTCGAGGACCAGGAGCAGCTGCGGAGCATCGCGCGCCGGGTGCTCGCCAACCGCGGCTATACCGTCCACAGCGTGGGAACCGGCCGGGCGGCGGTCGAGGTGGTCGTGCGCTTGACTCCGCCGCCGGACCTCGTGATCCTGGACGTGAACTTGCCCGACGAGAGCGGAATCGAGATCGCGCGCCGGATGCGGACGGTACTCCCTGAGCTCAAGGTATTGCTGACATCGGGGGCTGCCGGAAATCTGGGGCCGAACGCCGAAGGCTTCGCCTTCCTGCCGAAGCCATTTGGAGCAGCGGAACTCGCCCGCGCCGTGCGCGAGGCCATTGATCGGCCAGCGGAATAG
- a CDS encoding fumarylacetoacetate hydrolase family protein, translating into MPASAPLPFALPSKIVCVGRNYAEHARELGNDVPAEPLIFLKPPSSLIPAGQPIVLPAMSKQVEYEGEIGILLGRSLSHASEDQARSAIGGVFAANDVTARDLQRSDSQWTRAKGFDTFCAVGAPHAPPADLSSLSVVTQVNGTERQRGSATHMVFTIPALLAYISRVMTLVPGDLVLTGTPAGVGTLAPGDEVQVDVPGFSTVRNPVRMHT; encoded by the coding sequence ATGCCCGCCTCCGCTCCGCTGCCCTTTGCGCTTCCGTCCAAGATCGTCTGCGTAGGGCGCAACTACGCCGAACACGCCAGGGAACTTGGCAACGACGTGCCCGCCGAGCCGCTGATCTTCCTGAAGCCGCCCTCGAGCCTCATTCCGGCGGGGCAACCCATCGTGCTCCCCGCGATGTCAAAGCAGGTGGAATACGAAGGGGAGATCGGCATCCTCCTGGGGCGGTCGCTCAGCCACGCGTCCGAAGACCAGGCTCGCTCGGCGATCGGCGGCGTGTTCGCCGCCAACGACGTGACGGCACGCGACCTCCAACGGTCCGATTCGCAGTGGACCCGCGCCAAGGGGTTCGACACGTTCTGCGCCGTGGGGGCGCCCCACGCCCCGCCGGCCGACCTGTCGTCGCTTTCCGTGGTCACCCAAGTAAACGGCACGGAACGCCAACGGGGGTCGGCAACGCACATGGTCTTCACGATTCCGGCTCTGTTAGCGTATATCTCAAGGGTGATGACGCTCGTGCCGGGCGACCTGGTGCTCACGGGTACGCCGGCCGGCGTCGGGACCCTTGCCCCGGGCGACGAGGTACAAGTGGACGTTCCGGGCTTCAGCACCGTTCGCAACCCCGTCAGGATGCACACCTAG
- a CDS encoding ATP-binding protein translates to MLAQGGGSLRRRLPLLIAAVLLVGVSSFAALAYRTTSQSLMRAAYARLANLAQEFAPQMATQIGTRIRALEGVAADPAIVAQLRAGAGRPATNATSLLQTVARDTAGVLVVELRDSTGRVVTALAKGVPVTPTDDRSRQTAEIDTTAVSPLYARGTGVAFDLRANVVADGHLVGQIVQVRTAETSNAAGTKTVSQLMGADGALLLGNADGTLWTDLRATIRRPAPGPGLARYTRDGRPRLAATAAIPNTPLVLGFEFDAAHVADPLHALLWEYAALAALIVAIGAALGWWLSRGVTVPLASLTSAAEAISAGDFAHPSPASDRADEIGRLSRAFTRMTGAVRDARDHLEDQIARRTAELRDAQAELVKQERLATLGQLSSSVGHELRNPLGVMANAVYFLDATVASPHPKTTEYLGILRQQIGLSEKIVSDLLDFARIKPPQREAVSIAGLIGDQLQRVTLPESVYLDRSAVSATDVLVDPVQIGQVVLNLLTNAVQAMEETGGTLALRTEATNGVVRLVVRDTGPGIAPDHLPKIFEPLFTTKARGIGLGLSVSRSLAQANGGDISVVSHLGDGATFTLQLPAA, encoded by the coding sequence GTGTTGGCTCAAGGCGGCGGCTCATTGCGACGCCGGCTACCGCTGTTGATCGCGGCGGTGCTCCTGGTCGGAGTTTCGAGCTTCGCCGCGCTCGCCTACCGCACCACGAGCCAGTCGCTCATGCGCGCGGCATACGCCCGCCTCGCCAACCTGGCTCAGGAATTCGCGCCGCAGATGGCAACGCAGATCGGCACGCGCATCCGAGCACTGGAAGGCGTAGCCGCCGATCCCGCGATCGTCGCGCAACTCCGCGCCGGCGCCGGCCGCCCGGCCACGAACGCCACCTCTTTGCTGCAGACGGTAGCCCGGGATACGGCCGGCGTGCTGGTCGTGGAACTGCGTGACAGCACCGGTCGGGTGGTCACGGCTCTCGCCAAGGGCGTGCCGGTCACGCCCACGGACGATCGCTCGCGCCAGACGGCGGAAATCGACACCACGGCAGTCAGTCCTCTGTATGCGCGAGGCACGGGCGTCGCATTTGATCTCCGTGCGAACGTCGTCGCGGATGGGCACCTCGTGGGCCAGATCGTGCAGGTTCGCACCGCCGAGACCTCCAACGCCGCGGGCACGAAGACCGTCTCGCAGCTGATGGGGGCGGACGGTGCGCTCCTGTTGGGCAATGCGGACGGCACGCTCTGGACCGATCTTCGAGCGACCATTCGGCGGCCGGCGCCCGGGCCAGGTCTCGCGCGGTACACCCGCGACGGACGCCCGCGCCTCGCGGCCACCGCCGCGATCCCGAATACCCCGCTCGTGCTCGGATTCGAGTTCGATGCGGCGCACGTCGCCGATCCCCTCCACGCCTTGTTATGGGAGTACGCAGCCCTCGCCGCGCTGATCGTAGCGATCGGGGCAGCGCTCGGCTGGTGGCTGAGCCGCGGCGTGACGGTCCCGCTGGCGTCCCTGACCAGCGCAGCCGAAGCCATCAGCGCGGGCGATTTTGCGCACCCCTCGCCCGCCTCGGACCGGGCGGATGAAATCGGGAGGTTGTCGCGAGCCTTCACCCGTATGACCGGCGCCGTCCGCGACGCGCGGGATCACCTGGAAGATCAGATCGCCCGTCGAACGGCAGAGCTACGCGACGCCCAGGCGGAGCTGGTGAAGCAAGAGCGGCTGGCGACTCTCGGGCAGCTGTCGAGCAGCGTCGGCCACGAACTCCGGAATCCTTTGGGCGTGATGGCGAACGCAGTCTATTTCCTAGACGCCACCGTTGCCTCGCCCCATCCCAAGACCACCGAGTACCTAGGGATCCTCCGACAGCAGATTGGGCTTTCGGAAAAGATCGTCTCCGATCTGCTTGATTTTGCGCGCATCAAACCGCCGCAACGCGAGGCCGTCTCGATTGCCGGCCTCATCGGAGATCAACTCCAGCGCGTGACGCTCCCGGAATCGGTGTATCTCGATCGCAGCGCAGTGAGCGCCACCGACGTGCTCGTCGACCCGGTGCAAATCGGGCAGGTCGTCCTGAACTTACTCACCAACGCCGTCCAGGCGATGGAAGAGACCGGAGGTACACTCGCGCTCCGCACCGAGGCGACGAACGGCGTGGTACGACTGGTCGTGCGCGACACGGGCCCTGGGATCGCCCCGGATCACCTTCCGAAGATCTTCGAACCGTTATTTACCACCAAAGCCCGGGGCATTGGCTTGGGGCTTTCAGTCTCGCGATCGCTCGCGCAGGCGAATGGCGGCGACATCAGTGTGGTCAGCCACTTGGGGGATGGCGCCACGTTCACGCTGCAATTGCCGGCGGCATGA
- a CDS encoding aminotransferase class I/II-fold pyridoxal phosphate-dependent enzyme → MLKTAHRLDTLPEYAMARATQRKRELLAAGVDVIDLGPGDADLMPPPAAQRRLAEAATVPAMNRYGFGIGLVEFREAVSAWMAKRFGLRFDPMREVVPLIGSKEGISHLALAYVDPGQATIVPEPGYNSYAGGTRLAGGEVYTYALRPRTNFLVELDDVPADVLRRSRIVYLNYPNNPTSAVAPRDYLERTVRRCRELDLLLVYDNAYSELTYDGYVAPSIFEIDGARDVAIEFHSMSKTYNMTGWRCGWAVARPEIAAALARVKSFTDTGSFQAVQAAAVAALDSYAEFVPANVAVFRQRRDAAVAAFRAAGFECETPRATMYLWIPLPEGIPSALFAERLLEDEGVIVLAGSGFGQGGEGFFRISFITNPERLGEAARRAGRVLQSLTAGVT, encoded by the coding sequence GTGCTCAAGACCGCGCATCGCCTGGACACCCTGCCCGAGTACGCCATGGCCCGTGCCACGCAGCGCAAGCGCGAGCTGCTGGCGGCGGGCGTGGACGTGATCGATCTCGGTCCGGGCGACGCGGATCTGATGCCGCCGCCCGCAGCGCAGCGGCGGCTGGCCGAGGCGGCGACCGTGCCCGCCATGAACCGCTACGGATTCGGCATCGGGCTCGTGGAGTTCCGTGAGGCCGTGTCGGCGTGGATGGCCAAGCGGTTCGGACTGCGGTTCGACCCGATGCGTGAAGTGGTGCCGCTCATCGGCAGCAAGGAGGGCATCTCCCACCTCGCGCTGGCGTACGTCGATCCGGGGCAGGCCACGATCGTGCCCGAACCGGGCTACAACTCGTACGCCGGCGGCACGCGGCTCGCCGGCGGCGAGGTGTACACGTACGCCCTCCGGCCGCGCACCAACTTTCTCGTCGAGCTGGACGACGTGCCCGCCGACGTGCTCCGCCGGTCGCGCATCGTCTACCTCAACTATCCGAACAACCCGACGTCGGCCGTCGCCCCGCGCGATTACCTCGAACGCACGGTGCGCCGCTGCCGCGAGTTGGACCTCCTGCTCGTATATGATAATGCATATAGCGAACTGACGTACGACGGGTACGTGGCGCCGAGTATCTTCGAGATCGACGGCGCGCGCGACGTGGCCATCGAATTCCACTCGATGTCCAAGACCTACAACATGACCGGGTGGCGCTGTGGGTGGGCCGTGGCCCGGCCCGAGATCGCGGCCGCGCTCGCCCGCGTCAAATCGTTCACCGACACCGGTTCGTTCCAGGCGGTGCAGGCGGCGGCCGTGGCGGCACTGGACAGCTACGCGGAGTTCGTGCCGGCCAACGTGGCCGTGTTCCGGCAGCGCCGCGACGCTGCCGTGGCGGCGTTTCGCGCGGCCGGTTTCGAATGCGAGACGCCGCGCGCCACGATGTACCTGTGGATCCCGCTCCCCGAGGGAATTCCCAGCGCGCTGTTCGCCGAGCGGCTGCTCGAGGACGAGGGGGTGATCGTGCTCGCCGGCTCCGGCTTCGGCCAGGGGGGCGAGGGGTTCTTCCGCATCTCGTTCATCACGAATCCCGAGCGATTGGGCGAGGCGGCGCGCCGCGCCGGCCGCGTGCTCCAATCCCTCACCGCGGGCGTGACGTGA